A section of the Drosophila sechellia strain sech25 chromosome 3L, ASM438219v1, whole genome shotgun sequence genome encodes:
- the LOC6618361 gene encoding 60S ribosomal protein L26, translated as MKQNPFVSSSRRKNRKRHFQAPSHIRRRLMSAPLSKELRQKYNVRSMPIRRDDEVQVIRGHFKGNQVGKVVQAYRKKFVVYVEKIQRENANGTNVYVGIHPSKVLIVKLKLDKDRKAILERRGKGRLAALGKDKGKYTEETAAQPMETA; from the coding sequence ATGAAACAGAACCCGTTCGTGTCGTCGTCGCGCAGGAAGAACCGCAAGCGCCACTTCCAGGCTCCCTCCCACATCCGCAGGCGCCTCATGTCCGCTCCCCTGTCCAAGGAGCTGCGCCAGAAGTACAATGTGCGTTCCATGCCCATCCGCCGCGACGATGAGGTCCAGGTGATCCGCGGCCACTTCAAGGGCAACCAGGTGGGCAAGGTGGTCCAGGCCTACCGCAAGAAGTTCGTCGTCTACGTCGAGAAGATCCAGCGCGAGAACGCCAACGGCACCAACGTCTACGTGGGCATCCACCCCAGCAAGGTGCTGATCGTCAAGCTGAAGCTCGACAAGGACCGCAAGGCCATCCTGGAGCGTCGCGGCAAGGGTCGTCTGGCTGCTCTCGGCAAGGATAAGGGCAAGTACACCGAGGAGACCGCCGCCCAGCCCATGGAGACCGCGTAA
- the LOC6618362 gene encoding gametocyte-specific factor 1 homolog — protein MENYDESDMVYCPYNKEHKMLRNKLQQHILKCRVIYKDTVELMVCPFNNSHLIPEPQFYQHTQSCEDRNIIVHYQTSAPAVLSEDTRHPKIESEENWDDDESVPDYDPQVYCSRANIVREPNGLFPAQRKAFIEQEKRRHFGEDYEEGKKPPKAKARADPRPTPYEPRRPYSRRQ, from the exons ATGGAGAACTACGACGAATCCGATATGGTTTATTGCCCGTACAACAAGGAACACAAAATGCTGCGCAATAAGCTCCAGCAGCACATCCTGAAATGCCGTGTGATCTACAAAGACACGGTGGAACTTATGGTTTGTCCCTTCAATAATTCGCACTTAATACCAGAGCCCCAGTTCTAT CAACACACCCAATCGTGTGAGGATCGAAACATTATAGTGCACTATCAGACCAGCGCTCCTGCAGTCCTCAGCGAAGACACCAGACACCCGAAGATCGAGTCCGAGGAGAACTGGGATGACGACGAGAGTGTGCCCGATTACGATCCTCAGGTGTACTGCTCCAGGGCCAACATAGTGAGAGAGCCGAATGGGTTGTTTCCCGCCCAGCGAAAGGCTTTCATCGAGCAGGAGAAGCGTCGTCACTTTGGCGAGGATTACGAGGAGGGGAAGAAGCCGCCGAAGGCCAAGGCTCGCGCGGATCCTCGTCCCACTCCCTACGAGCCCAGGAGGCCATACTCAAGGCGCCAGTAG